In a single window of the Elaeis guineensis isolate ETL-2024a chromosome 8, EG11, whole genome shotgun sequence genome:
- the LOC140851178 gene encoding uncharacterized protein, which produces MRKFTGGKEIIRPAPTRFATNFIALQNILGHKDALRAMVTSREWTTSAYAKDSKGKKLTDDVLNSLFWNECATIVKLTEPLIRVLRIVDSDDRPSMGYLYHAMHQARDEMIKRFRRRKIVVEPYLRIVDSRWDLQLHQNLHAAGFWLNPCFQYDSELMDKHPRSVSRLLDVIERYLFGNPTLQENLTNEMRLFRNAENDFGRSSAINDRSRLAPDEWWVTYGSCAPNLQKLAIRVLSQTCSASGCERNWSIFEHIHSKKRNRLEHQRLNDLVFVHYNLRLQQR; this is translated from the exons ATGAGAAAATTTACTGGTGGAAAGGAGATAATTCGTCCGGCACCTACACGTTTTGCTACCAATTTTATTGCTTTACAAAACATATTGGGCCACAAAGATGCATTAAGAGCAATGGTGACTTCTAGAGAGTGGACAACTTCAGCTTATGCTAAAGATAGTAAAGGAAAAAAGCTCACCGATGACGTGCTTAATTCTCTTTTTTGGAATGAATGTGCAACCATTGTTAAACTAACAGAGCCTTTAATTCGAGTTTTGAGGATTGTTGACAGTGATGATAGACCTTCAATGGGTTACTTGTATCATGCTATGCATCAAGCTAGAGATGAAATGATCAAGAGATTTAGAAGGAGAAAGATTGTAGTTGAACCTTATTTGAGAATAGTTGATTCTCGGTGGGATTTGCAATTacaccaaaatcttcatgcagcTGGGTTTTGGTTGAATCCCTGTTTTCAATATGACTCAGAACTTATGGATAAACATCCTCGTAGTGTTTCTAGACTCTTAGATGTCATAGAGAGATATTTATTTGGTAATCCAACCTTGCAGGAGAACTTAACTAATGAGATGAGATTATTTAGAAATGCAGAAAATGACTTTGGACGCTCATCGGCTATAAATGATCGAAGTCGCTTGGCTCCAG ATGAATGGTGGGTCACCTATGGAAGTTGTGCACCTAATTTGCAAAAGTTAGCTATTCGTGTTTTAAGCCAAACTTGTAGTGCATCCGGGTGCGAGAGAAATTGGAGCATCTTCGAACATATTCattctaaaaagagaaataggttaGAGCATCAAAGGCTTAATGATCTAGTATTTGTGCACTATAATTTGAGACTacaacaaagataa
- the LOC140851179 gene encoding uncharacterized protein has translation MASVEGSMPSMDDSSNTSSTQITGVRGKSDPAWNHCREAPELSGNTKRMKLACLYCGKSFAGGGINRFKQHLAGVKGEVEPCRKVPADIRHQMIQNIQAISEKKKRTKEMGEDYNPFSARHKEHEEQVYYRQLGKDDDIQEIPPSSNKSTGNTRGKNIEGGKEKQLETIENYFMPRTTPGAQPTIKSLLQNKEAVERCDLAVAKWMIDACVPFNAVNSKYYQCMIDAIASMGPGYKAPNFHSVHGYLLTKNVDEVKKYVESFRATWKKTGCTIMADGWTDQYRRTLINFLVYYPRGTVFLKSVDASDTSKTTDMLYKLFKEIVMSVGFENMVHVVTDNAANYVAAGKN, from the exons ATGGCCTCTGTTGAGGGAAGTATGccatccatggatgattcaagtaaTACTTCATCCACTCAAATAACTGGGGTTAGAGGTAAAAGTGATCCTGCATGGAATCATTGTAGAGAAGCTCCTGAACTTAGTGGTAATACCAAAAGGATGAAGTTGGCATGCTTGTATTGTGGAAAGTCATTTGCTGGTGGTGGGATCAATCGCTTCAAACAACATCTTGCAGGAGTAAAAGGAGAAGTAGAACCATGTCGCAAGGTGCCGGCGGATATTCGCCATCAAATGATACAAAATATTCAAGCTATtagtgagaagaagaaaagaacaaaGGAAATGGGTGAAGATTACAATCCCTTTAGTGCAAGGCATAAGGAACATGAGGAACAAGTATATTATAGGCAATTAGGTAAAGATGATGACATACAAGAAATTCCTCCCTCATCAAACAAGTCTACGGGTAATacaagaggtaaaaatatagaaggTGGAAAAGAAAAACAACTAGAAacaattgaaaattatttcatgCCAAGAACAACTCCTGGTGCTCAACCAACTATAAAAAGCTTGTTGCAAAACAAAGAAGCAGTTGAAAGGTGTGATCTTGCAGTGGCAAAATGGATGATAGATGCATGTGTGCCATTTAATGCTGTCAACTCTAAGTATTATCAGTGCATGATAGATGCAATAGCTAGTATGGGGCCTGGTTACAAAGCTCCAAATTTTCATTCTGTTCATGGTTATTTGTTAACCAAGAATGTTGATGAGGTGAAAAAGTATGTTGAAAGCTTTCGTGCCACATGGAAGAAAACAGGATGCACAATCATGGCTGATGGATGGACAGATCAGTATAGGAGaactttgattaattttttagtttattatCCTAGAGGGACCGTATTTTTGAAAAGCGTGGATGCTTCAGATACCTCAAAGACAACTGATATGTTGTATAAGTTGTTCAAAGAAATTGTCATGTCCGTTGGTTTTGAAAATATGGTTCATGTAGTGACTGATAATGCTGCAAACTATGTTGCTGCCGGTAAAAA TTAG